From the Pomacea canaliculata isolate SZHN2017 linkage group LG4, ASM307304v1, whole genome shotgun sequence genome, one window contains:
- the LOC112561213 gene encoding brevican core protein-like — protein MEVALVVIVLGATGEILHTDVTITDTNSTDLHLSALAKKWNHHTYGGCPVDKGYELYHNRCLKLYTTKQDYQTAKNRCGDDGAHLFNLKSRELDVPPLLLLMDTNGQVLSSTFGQGLWVGADDITTEGHFLWSDGITLLRDSGLWERGQPDDGGSNEDCVEVLRPNNVSINDLPCSKKLGFVCQADIKML, from the exons ATGGAAGTGGCTTTGGTCGTGATTGTGTTGG GGGCGACTGGTGAGATCTTGCATACTGATGTAACGATTACAGATACGAACAGCACAGATCTCCATCTTTCTGCTCTTGCAAAGAAATGGAATCATCATACATACG GCGGCTGTCCTGTGGACAAAGGTTATGAGCTTTACCACAATCGGTGTCTGAAGCTGTACACCACCAAGCAAGACTACCAGACTGCCAAAAACCGATGTGGAGATGACGGAGCTCATCTCTTTAACTTGAAGTCACGTGAGCTGGACGTCCCGCCATTGCTGTTGCTGATGGACACGAACG GGCAAGTGCTTAGTTCAACGTTCGGTCAAGGCTTGTGGGTTGGAGCAGATGACATTACGACCGAGGGTCACTTCCTGTGGAGCGATGGTATCACCTTGTTGAGGGACTCCGGACTCTGGGAACGCGGCCAGCCAGACGACGGTGGGAGCAACGAGGACTGTGTTGAGGTCCTCCGCCCGAACAACGTCTCGATCAATGACTTGCCCTGCTCGAAAAAGTTGGGCTTTGTCTGTCAGGCAGACATCAAAATGCTGTGA
- the LOC112561206 gene encoding alpha-N-acetylgalactosamine-specific lectin-like isoform X2, with protein sequence MATSRSPRFTFITRVALTFVVIVILGATCQKLNPDEATTNGKSEVGRLSRSAICPCCYGGCPVERGYVLYNNHCLKLYSVKRDYQTARARCQTDGAHLLDFKSREQDGPALLYLLDTMGHVLQGITAGLWVGANDIKVEGRFFWSDGTILTKDNGLWESGQPDDWQNEDCVEVLFRNTVLLNDFTCTSKLGFVCQIDMKK encoded by the exons ATG GCCACCTCACGATCACCGCGTTTCACCTTCATAACACGAGTAGCTCTGACCTTTGTGGTGATTGTCATCTTGG GTGCCACTTGTCAGAAGTTGAACCCAGACGAGGCGACTACAAACGGAAAAAGCGAAGTCGGTCGTTTGAGTCGTTCAGCTATATGTCCGTGCTGCTACG GTGGCTGTCCTGTAGAGAGAGGTTACGTGCTTTATAACAATCATTGTCTGAAGCTGTACTCTGTCAAGCGAGACTACCAGACTGCCAGGGCACGCTGTCAAACTGATGGAGCTCATCTCTTGGACTTCAAGTCACGTGAGCAGGATGGCCCGGCTTTGCTGTATTTGTTGGACACGATGG GTCATGTGCTCCAAGGTATAACTGCAGGTTTGTGGGTTGGGGCGAATGACATTAAAGTTGAGGGACGCTTCTTTTGGAGCGACGGCACCATTTTGACCAAAGATAACGGACTTTGGGAAAGCGGGCAACCGGACGACTGGCAAAACGAGGACTGTGTCGAAGTATTGTTCCGGAACACTGTTCTGCTCAACGACTTTACCTGCACGTCGAAGCTGGGGTTTGTTTGTCAGATAGACATGAAGAAGTGA
- the LOC112561216 gene encoding uncharacterized protein LOC112561216: MESENLSCSFYYKVTLRNRQEIWKNIASKVSACGVAVRTVPDIKDKWGLLKEASECRPPEYEETVVAILGNSTSLINGIAVNGTDSFVAGLDVTQPSGSGSEGVTEEIIQSSRPLTTESA; this comes from the exons ATGGAAAGTGAAAatctttcttgctctttctACTATAAAGTGACGTTGCGAAACAGACAAGAAATTTGGAAAAACATCGCGTCCAAGGTGTCGGCATGTGGAGTGGCCGTTCGGACGGTCCCAGACATAAAAGACAAATGGGGTCTCCTGAAAGAAGCTAGTGAATGTCGACCACCTGAATACGAAGAGACTGTTGTTGCGATCCTTGGCAATAGCACTAGTCTGATCAATGGTATTGCAG ttaatgGTACAGATTCATTTGTGGCTGGACTAGATGTAACCCAGCCTTCAGGCTCAGGAAGTGAAGGAG TGACTGAGGAAATAATTCAAAGTTCAAGACCCCTGACAACAGAATCTGCTTAG
- the LOC112561215 gene encoding neurocan core protein-like codes for MDRLNRSADAKAPYDGCPVERGYLLLEYRCLKLYFIKRNYSDAVTRCEGDRGHLFNLKSRDDGPALLMLMETMGKDLGTMGKSVWVGANDIKVAKVFRWSDNTTLAVDSELWADGQPDDMYDDVKNVECVRVSYMNQVVLDDVPCSMKLWFACQVDI; via the exons ATGGATCGTTTGAATCGTTCTGCGGACGCTAAGGCTCCCTACG ATGGCTGTCCTGTGGAGAGAGGTTACCTGCTTTTGGAATACCGTTGTCTGAAGCTGTACTTTATTAAACGAAACTACTCGGATGCCGTAACGCGCTGTGAAGGTGACAGAGGTCATCTCTTTAAcctcaagtcacgtgacgatggCCCGGccctgctgatgctgatggagACGATGG GTAAAGATCTCGGGACTATGGGTAAAAGTGTGTGGGTTGGAGCGAATGACATTAAAGTGGCGAAAGTCTTCCGGTGGAGCGACAACACCACGTTGGCGGTAGACTCCGAGCTTTGGGCCGATGGGCAGCCGGACGACATGTACGACGATGTCAAGAATGTAGAGTGTGTCAGAGTCAGCTACATGAACCAAGTCGTCCTCGACGACGTTCCTTGCAGCATGAAGCTGTGGTTTGCTTGTCAGGTAGACATCTGA